The sequence AAATAAATGAGCCAAGTTAAAAATTCCTGGAATCTCTGCAAACAACACTAGTATCAAGCATGTAATCTGTCATTATTTGGTCAGTTTCCGGGtgaagtaacaaaaaaaaaatacaattcttcCCTGTAAATTCCCCCATGACGCATACAGGCCACGCCTACTCCAGAAGACAAAAAGGCGAAGTAACCCGACTAGGGCTCCAGACAGAGAGGGAGTCATTTCATTGGCGCCCGAGTCAGCAAAGGTATTGTCCTTATCACAtctttgacttttaaaatatattttgcttttctccttgGCGATTGTCTCTCAAACTGCCTTCTCTGAAGCACaagcctcttccttcctttcttgtctGTCCCTGGTTTGGTGTGTGAGTTAGATCACAGTcagatttcagaaaataattctttCTATTGATGGGGAGCTGAGGGACAGAAGAACTGGTTTCACATGAGGGCATTGGTCAGCGCAGCCGAGCCTTCCCTTGGAGGGAGTCTCTACTACTAAAACTATTAGGGGAAAACTAGAAATTTCCAAATCTCTCCCTTTCTTGCATCTATATAAGGCAAAGACCTTATTCTTGtgggcttttttctttaatttatccaAGCTTTCATTGAATGTCTACTGTATACAATGCATTGGGTGGGGCACAAAAAGAATACAGAAGTTCTAAAAGAAGTTTATAGTCTAAGAAAGGAGACAGATACATATGAAAATAACTCAAGGGAGCgaaaagaatggggaaaatgcTGAGTGTAGGCTAAGTCATTCACTAAGCTTCTCAAGAAGCACAAAGCAGAGATGATTCCCCTTGCGGGTGTTTGGGTAGTAGCTGACTAGGCTGACAGCCACTGGTGTTCTCTGTTGCAGAAGTCAAGATGGCCAAAGTTCCTGACCTTTTTGAAGACCTTCAGATTTTCAAAAAGGACCTGAAGAACTGTTACAGGTAAGAAATCAATTCTATCTCTTGTAATTTAATGAGGGGATCAAGGTATATTAGAATCTATCTAGCAGTTACAGTAACTAGCATGGAGCCAGACTGGCAGAGGTATAGAGATGCATCCTACCTCTGAAGTCAGGACAGGTTCAGCAAAGATCCAGAAAAAGTAAGCATCTTGCATGTTACACTGAGATGACACTGACAGGGAGACAGCCATTTtagggaaattatttttacagTCTCCTAGTCACTAGTCTCCTAGTGAATTTCAACATCTACTTAGACACAGCCTCAGTCAGGTTCACATGACATGATACCGTAATGGGTTTTAATGgactgccagagagagaaaccaaCTTCTGATCTGGATCTCAATCTGGAAGAGGTAATGGCTCCACAGCAATTTGAGCCTGTGAATGTACATACACAGCCAAACCTCATTCAGACATAAGGGaaaggtaaatgaataaaattaaaatttataggaTATGTTAAACAAACACGGTATTCCCATTACTAATACAAACTATGTTATCAAAATGTTGCTGGATAGTTCCCAAGTATAAATTATTAAATCTCTTTTAGTGAATACATGAAAGCAATGTGTAACACATGACTTATTtggttaaaattaaattaaattaattaaaatgaggtGCTTCAAAAAGCATTTCTCTCTTGAGGAGGTTAACATTTTTTCCCTGAAATTCAACTCCAGCTCTTCAATTTTTTAGCCAACccccatttttaaagttaaagcaCAGGTAAAGTTCAAGAACAGTCCTGATGATTACTAATTCCAAATTAGCGAGGCACAAATtactacatatatgtatgtatatatagaagtCCTTAATTTTCAAAGAGGACAATAATGACTATGTGTGTGTTACCCAAAGCTAATGTGGTCATTAAAATACATTGTCCAGTGACAGCAGAGATATAACAAACAGAATTACATTCTCATTGTCTTGTTTGACAGTGAAAATGAAGAATACAGTTCTGAAATTGACCATCTCTCTCTGAGTCAGGTAAGCAAATGACTAATTCTGATGGGATTgctgttctttttattattaatatataatgtattattagtttcaggggtacatttctgtgattcatcagtcttatataatactcagtgctcattacaacacataccttcccgagtgtccatcacccagtcacaccgtccccccaccactgcccctccagcaaccctggagtttgtttcctaagattaagagtctcttacggtttgtctccctctctggttttgtcttgtttcattttttcctttcttcccctatgatcctctgccttgtttcttaaattccatatataggATTGCAATCTTATGCAATATTTTCTCTAACAGGAAAAAACAGCAATAGCTTGAATCTTAGAAAGTTTTGTTTCACCCTCACTAGAAGTTCAGATACATACATTTCTTCATCATAAGTGAGACCAACTGCCTCTCTACACTAATAGTTGATAACATTCTCCACGCTCAACAGATTTTCTAAGGGAAAAGTGGGAGAGAAATGGAGGGAAAGACaagagggttgggggtgggggaagaagagagggaatggggaggagaAGATTGATGAAATAGAGAGCCTTCTCACTAAATCTATTGGATAAACTTCTACTGAAAGGGATCTCATTCAACAACCGTAGGTAGCCCCTCagtttccattttccttcctcaTAGAAATCCTTCTATGATGTGAACTATGACCCACTTCATGAGGACTGCATGTCTCTAAGAACCTCTGAAACCTCAAAGACATCTCAGCTTACCTTCAAGGAGGATGTGGTGATGGTGGCAGCCCACGGGAAGATTCTGAAGAAGAGACGGTTGAGTTTAAATCAATTCATCACTGACGATGACCTGGAAGTTATTACCAATGATACAGAAGAAGGTAAGAGGTCAAGTGCAAATAATATCTTTGTTTTCCATTGTTAAGCaaatggagaaaacagaacacaggagaaaataaaaccgAGATTCAAGTAACAAGAGGGCAGTCAGGCATCGGTTTGGTGACTATAAGGAAGGaaaattaatgtttattcttctccaGTGGGGAGAGAGGACCAGTGACCTGAGTCTACAGAATACTTCCTCATGGGCTCATATTGTGGCCATATTGTAAAGGTCATGTGACTTTTATCCTTACGGCAGAAAGCAGTTATAAACTGTTAGTGGGTGACCACTTAAAAGCTACATTCCTCCAGATACAAATACGCCCCTTTGGGTAAGCTATTTAACCTTCTTGTGCTTTAGTCTCCTCtactgtaaaatggagataatcagAGTCCCTACTTGTTGTGAAGACTGAATATGTCAATACTTGTAAGTTCCTGGACTAGAATAATGGTTAGTACCTAAATACCCAATAAACGTTAGGTACTGtcattcctcctccttctccttacTACTACTGCTACCTTTGTTAATACTACCAACACTGCTACTTTATGAATGGCTGCATTATCTCTACATTTCACAACAATCACATAGGAGGAAACTAAGCTCAGTTACATAAGTCACATAGTATGTAAGCAGGAGAGCTTTACACCAAATTTAGTTCTGATTTTAACAGGTTTATTTTCCCATGCCTCTACTGTATAAGACTCTACATGAAACATaaaccaaacattttttaaataagagcttTTTAAGGTAACAGGTAAACACTAATACACATTCACCTAGAAAATAGGAAgatataagaaaatgtaaaaaagagaataaaaacactAAGAGTTTTGCCACTGCCAAGACTAGAGAAAATACTAAAGTATTTGATTAAAGGTCCATCAGCAAATTAAAGTCTTTTTCATGTACCTacacacatataaacaaacaTTAATAGGATTATATGCAATTTTATAttcagcttctttcacttagcaatatatcAAGGGCATTCATGGGTACCAGGTTTTCAAATGATAAGTAATAGATAATGAACATCCATCCAATAACATCCATATCATATCTTCATTTTTATCACCAGTTCCTTAGAATAGATTCCTAGACATAAAATTACTCAGAACCATGAGGATTTATGAAGCTGTTGTTATACACCACTGTCCAGAAAGGGGAGTAGACATTTAGACCTGTATCCTCAGGAacatataattcatttttttctcagtgtattcatttgaaaaatgtagATAGTGAATGCTAGCAGTCTCCCTATTTCCTTAGAAACCTCCAAAcaaccaaaatgaaaatatttaataaataatctgttctttaaaaattacccCCTGAGGaactgaagtttaaaaagaagtaaGTAACCATGAGGATAATCCTAGAAACCACTTCAGCTGACAGGGtgacttctcttctctctcagtttcttcacctggaTTAAAATATTCCTAATGTCCCTTCCATAGCTACTTCTGATGCTTGTATTAGAGCAGATATATCATCTGTATTTATACAAAGACATTAATCTGAGCTTGTGTAATGGTTTTAGAAATCATGAAGCCCAGATCAGCAGCATACAACTTCCGTAGCAATGAAAAATACAACTACATGAGGATCATCAAATCGCAATTCATTCTGAATGACAACCTCAATCAAAGTATAATTCAACAAACAGGGGGAAACTACCTCATGGCTGCTGCATTACAGAATCTGGATGATGCAGGTAAGTGGAGAGCGGTCATCCTCTCCTCCTCTTAGTTTTGCATCTCTTTCAAACTTTCTGCTTTCAAAATATAAACCTCTCTAGATTCTTAGCTTTGTACAATTCTTCTAGAATAGGATGAAGCACAACAACCCCCAGTAAAATGCTGGGCAGGGACAGGAGCTTCGGCCAAATCAGGAAGCTCCACAAGAGAGAAGTTTCCAGTCTTTGAGAGCACTGAGTATAAAGCTTTCTGAGGAAGTATCTCCTTCAGTTCTCTCAGCTGTTATTATCCTtggttttaaagatgaggaaatggactCTCAGAAATATTAAATGACTTACTCAGATTTGCCCCAGAAGCCAATAAGGAGCAATCACTCTCCATTAGAAAGCCTGTTGCTCAAACTTACAAATAACACCAAACTAGAAAGAATCATCATCTTTGAGAACATAGTTGTGAAGCAAAACATGCAATAAGCTGAGAATATGTTCTGGAGGATGAAATTTAGTGTCCAAGAAATTTCGTCACACAAATCCAGTTTCCTTGGTGTACATATTTTAGCTTCAGGACATGTCCTCAGTATACAAAATTGATTTCAGAACTCCAAAGAGGCTACTTTTTAATAAACAAACAGGGCTTTCTGGTTGGGCATACTTCAGATAACATGCTTTCCACTCTATgacatttacaaattattttgtgCTGTATTTTCCTACTTAATACTATTTCACATAATTTCCCCCACATATTGAAATAGCATATATATTTGCCATGTTTAATGACACTAGAATATTCAACCATGTTACTATGCTGGTCTCTTGGGTTTGCTCTAAGTAACTCTATTGCAAATATTGttgtgtatataattttttccctATGAGGTTATTTCTTTGGATCATACCCCAAAAATGGAACTCCTGGATTATTGTTCTCTAAGGAAAACAACTACTTTTCAGGAGTGTATCAGCTTCCCTAAATCCCTCCATTTTAGGTTATTATGAACTCATGAGCTCAAAAGTTGAGGGGTCTTATCCCATTAATGTAATTACAAGAGAGTCAACAAATAGCCCCCAAGGATTTATTCAACATAGAAAATTCCAGAGACACTAACCAAGTATTTACCTGCCTAGTAAATATGGCAGATATTATGAAGGATGAAAGATGTCTGGAATTCCATTCTGGTATTTACACCATAGTTGGAGACTTaaatacagatacacacagacatgcacacacaattTACGTAACacttgatttcattcatatacaatggatttactttcttttttgtttttctctttgacagTGAAATTTGACATGGGGGCTTACACTTCAGAAGATTCTAAATATCCTGTGACTCTAAGAATCTCAAAAACTCGGCTGTTTGTGAGTGCCCAAAATGAAGGTGAACCTGTATTGCTAAAGGTCAGTCATTCTCAGTCCCCAGTTTACCTTCATTTATATCCCATATCTTTGTGAATGATCCCAATAGGCAGATACCCCTAGCAGAGTAGCACAGTCCTCTTCTCTTCCTATCACAGTTTCCACCTGCCCACCTGCTCCACATGCTACTTCTCACCTATCCCCAGAGGCACTTCTAGGCAGGATCTATGAGAAAGTAAAATGGAGGTGGCCAGAGTAAATAAAAGGTaaattcccttcttccttctttttccttaccCTGCCTGACCCTAGTCACCTCCCATTCCAGGGCATTCATTTATTCCACCCATCTTGAACCTTACTAACAATTACCATCTGATCTATATGATGGTAGGTATTAGGACAATAGGACCTGATTGCAAGATACTCAAGTCAACTAGGAACAGAGAGGGTTAATCACCTGCCAATGGgcgcaaaacaaaaaacagggagcCAAGACTCAAACCCTGGCCTTTTGACTCCattgcctctctctcttcactGGTGTCAGCATTACCCCTGCTCCCATCTCCACTACCACCTCCCCCTCAAACATAGACACACACAGCCCACTATAGCCTTAGATGCTTACTCCTAAGTTACTGGTAAGTAGGTGAGTCTTATTTAGTAAACGTATAATGCAGACCCCCAACTCCAACCCGGATTTTTGTAGGTGCCATGTATTTCTCTAACTGGA comes from Neovison vison isolate M4711 chromosome 8, ASM_NN_V1, whole genome shotgun sequence and encodes:
- the IL1A gene encoding interleukin-1 alpha — encoded protein: MAKVPDLFEDLQIFKKDLKNCYSENEEYSSEIDHLSLSQKSFYDVNYDPLHEDCMSLRTSETSKTSQLTFKEDVVMVAAHGKILKKRRLSLNQFITDDDLEVITNDTEEEIMKPRSAAYNFRSNEKYNYMRIIKSQFILNDNLNQSIIQQTGGNYLMAAALQNLDDAVKFDMGAYTSEDSKYPVTLRISKTRLFVSAQNEGEPVLLKEMPETPKTIKDETNLLFFWERHGTKNYFTSVAQPKLFIATQERKLVHMARGQPSITDFQILETQT